The genomic interval GTCAGAAAAACTTCATGAAAGACAGCTTCCATGTCTTGTCCGGGACTTGGGCAGACGGACTTTTGGCCAAAACAGCGATCAAGTGAGAAGGGCCTTTGAGGACACCAGGGACGTTCTCGTTTTGAACGCAGATCCGTATTATCGCAACTATTGAGGAAAGTCGTCAACTTATGGCGAATACAGCAGGAGCAGGACCAAAGCAGACCCGCCGCTGGGTGTTAATTGTAGACCGCATCGCCGACCGCACGATAACCATCGGCGGAGTCCTGGTAATTGCCGCGGTTCTTTTAATGATGGTTTTTCTTGTGTATGAGGTAACGCCTTTGTTTAGAGGTGGCTCCCTGGAATCCGCCTCGAACTACGCTTTTGAAGGAAAGCCTAAAGAGACTCTTGGCTTGAGCATGGACGATTACCGGACCGTTGCCGTTGGAATAACCAGAGATGGAACCATACTTGCCTGGCACGCACGGACCGGTACTGCCCTCAAAGCCCCGAGCTTCGATTTTGGAGGCAAGACCGTTACGGCCTTTGCGCAGACCCTCGACACTACAAACGCGGCCTTCGGGTTTTCCGACGGCAGCGTCCGATTCGGGAGAATTATTTTCAAGAACGATCTGTTGCCCGCGGATCCGGCGCCACCTGACCTCAAGCCATTGGATTCCCAAGACAGTACTGACGGCTCGGCTGTGTTTTCAGTGATCCCTGGAAAACAGATTCGCAAGATCTCCGTGGAAGTGCAACTGGATGAGCAGGTAGTTGTCTCGGAAACCGGCAGTCCCATAGTGGCGCTGAACTATCGCTTGACCGACTTTGGCGAAAGGCCCAAGAGGACCTTCGTAGCTCTTGACAGCCAAGGGGTGGCAAGCTTGAACATCGCCGAATCCAAGCTGAACCTCTTTACCAGGAAGGTGAAGACTGACGTTACAAAGACGATTCTTCCCGCGCTGCCGGCCGGCGCGGTTGTGTCGCAGATTTCGGTCACTGAAGCGGGAGACCAGGTTTATTTTGCAGAGAAAAGTGGCAGAATTTACAGATTCGCCACAAGGGACCTGAATCACCCTGAATTGGTGGACACTCAGGATGTGCTGCCAACAGGCGTGGGTTTGACCGCTTTGGGTTTCCTCGTCGGCGACGTCTCTTTGGTTGTAGGCGGATCGGACGGGTCGCTCAGCATATATTTTCTATTGGAGAAGAAAGGCGCCTCCTCTTCCGATGGGCTTTCTCTTGTTCAGACCCGCAAACTCGAGCCACAAATTGCGGCTGTCACTGGATTCGCAGCGGAAGCACGTGGAAAAACCTTCGCCACAGCGGACGCTCGCGGAGGCGTGTGGGTCCGCCACGGCACGAGCCAAAGGACTCTGCTTCGACTTACCGCTCAGCAGGGCGTGGCGCCACATGGGCTAGTTCTCGCGCCGCGACTGAATGGCCTGCTGCTTTTGGGCCAAGGGGGGCAAGTTAATTTCTGGGACATTGACATACCTCATCCGGAAGTCTCCCTGCACACTCTTTTCGGGAAAGTCTGGTATGAGGGTTACCCGCAACCAACCTATACCTGGCAATCGTCCGCAGCAACGGACGCGTTCGAGCCTAAGTTGTCGCTCGTTCCGTTAATTTTCGGCACATTGAAAGGCACGTTCTATTCGCTGCTGTTTGCCGTCCCCGTTGCCTTGTTGGCGGCAATTTACACCTCGGAGTTCCTTCCACAGAGCGCACGCGGGAAAGTCAAACCCGTTATGGAGGTCATGGCGTCCATTCCATCGGTTGTTCTTGGATTTGTGGCCGCGCTTGTGCTCGCTCCATTCGTGGAGAACTGGATCGGCTCGGTAATGCTGGTGTTCGCTATTGTGCCCCTATCACTTGTGCTGGCGGCCTATTTGTGGCAACTCCTGCCCCCATCCTTGGCCTTGCGCTTGCATGGATTGACGAAATTCCTCTTGATGTTCGTTGTTGTGGGGGCAGCGCTGTGGTTGGCTTATCAGGCAGGTCCCCTATTCGAGAAGGTATTCTTCAACGGC from Desulfomonile tiedjei carries:
- a CDS encoding ABC transporter permease subunit, with translation MANTAGAGPKQTRRWVLIVDRIADRTITIGGVLVIAAVLLMMVFLVYEVTPLFRGGSLESASNYAFEGKPKETLGLSMDDYRTVAVGITRDGTILAWHARTGTALKAPSFDFGGKTVTAFAQTLDTTNAAFGFSDGSVRFGRIIFKNDLLPADPAPPDLKPLDSQDSTDGSAVFSVIPGKQIRKISVEVQLDEQVVVSETGSPIVALNYRLTDFGERPKRTFVALDSQGVASLNIAESKLNLFTRKVKTDVTKTILPALPAGAVVSQISVTEAGDQVYFAEKSGRIYRFATRDLNHPELVDTQDVLPTGVGLTALGFLVGDVSLVVGGSDGSLSIYFLLEKKGASSSDGLSLVQTRKLEPQIAAVTGFAAEARGKTFATADARGGVWVRHGTSQRTLLRLTAQQGVAPHGLVLAPRLNGLLLLGQGGQVNFWDIDIPHPEVSLHTLFGKVWYEGYPQPTYTWQSSAATDAFEPKLSLVPLIFGTLKGTFYSLLFAVPVALLAAIYTSEFLPQSARGKVKPVMEVMASIPSVVLGFVAALVLAPFVENWIGSVMLVFAIVPLSLVLAAYLWQLLPPSLALRLHGLTKFLLMFVVVGAALWLAYQAGPLFEKVFFNGNFQAWLNRDTGRPAPFLFILILPLMAVAVSLAASRVFGQRFSLYLRNFPPLYSAILDLLRWMALAAVIGGLSYILALFLEAMGVDPRGEVVSTYVQRNTFIVGFAMGFAVIPIIYTLAEDALNAVPDHLRAASLGCGATPWQTAMWIILPTAMSGVFSAIMIGMGRAVGETMIVVMSAGNTPLIDLNIFNGLRALSANIAVELPEAPKDGTLYRVLFLTGLVLFGMTFVINTVAELVRLRFRKRAMQL